The genomic interval CTGATAGAGAAGTACATTGAAGAACAGTTGACAGCTAGGATACCTGCCTTCTGTATGGAAGAGTTTCTAAAGCAATTAACGTAAGTGCAGTGCCTTTATGATTCATAAGACATACACCCTTGAGAATCAGGTGCCTGTCTTGTGAGCTCTCAACAGTGATCGCTTCTAATACAGGGCTCATACTGTCAAGGAATTTCTGGAAAATAAGGAAATTTTAAAGCCTCTATCAGTAAGCAGATAGTCATTAAATGTAATTTGCCAATTTATGGAAagtcataattatattttccaaGTTATAATTACATACAACAAGGGTCATGCTTCGGCCTGCCCTGCATTCCCGGAACTAAGATTAGCATCGTAAATTTGGACATCTGTGTTACATTTTATGTCATATATACTTCACATGTGATCGATGAGTCACAGAATTTACATATTCTCTGAAAGGTCATGGAAAgttttgaagaaataaaatagtatGATCACAACTCAAAATAAGCCAGAGCTCTGTTCTTAAGAGATAGGAGTTTGTTAGTCAATCATAACGTGTTTAGAGAACGGCCAAGAGGGTTTAACCTTCAGGTATCATTGATGACAGTAAGACATCTCTAAGAAATTGGTTTTAGCatatccttgatttttttttatcgtttgtattttttccaataaGTGATTGTTGTACTAAGAGTGAAATGTCAATACTCttcatgttattgttattattttatttgtagatCAAAATCCATTCCTGAAAAAGTTGCAATCAATGATGTGCAATGTTTGAAgaagattgggggggggggggggatgaaagtTTGAATGAAATGTAAAATGTACTTTTAAAATCTGTAAATCTCTACATGCTTGGAAATCTAATTTCAGGACTTGGCAAAGCCAGTATTACTTATCTCAGGACAATCCCTTTTGACTAAATTTAAGAATGACTAATACCATCATTGTGGCCAATTCAATGATTGAGTATTCTCTGGTTCTTACAGATGTACAGtatatcataacatgacagtcTAAATGAATCATGTTAAGAGCATAAAGGCCTGTCACATATAGCCCGACGCACGGCCCGTGCATTGAAATTCAGTCACAAGTGGGAAAAAATGATCGGTGCATCGTTGTGCACCCAACTCCTGTCAAGATCTAGGAAAGGCGTTAGCGAGCTTGCAACGAATGCAGCACTCATTGTTGACGTATATTGGACGCACACAGACCGCATTTATTAAAATTCCTAATGAATGCACCGCGTTTCAGGCGTGTTGAACAAAGGCCAGCGCATGCACTGCATGTTCAACGTATGGTCCGCGAACAATAGCATGCAGTCACGTGACTGTGGCCACCCCattaagaaaatgatgaaattttgtgaaaatcattCCATATCAACTTCCAATCATAATGTAACTCTCTGGTATGTATGGATTCACTGACCCCTATAACATAGATAACTACTCTAAAAGTGTGTGAAAATGACTATGGAAAGAAATGTGACTTTCTGGGGAAATGACTGCCATCCTGACTTTTggctgactttttttttcatggacaCAAGAATATCAATTCATATGAGATAGGGTAAATGGAATTATTAAACCTTTTCcgtaaaggtcaagtccaccccagaaaatatttgatttaaataaatagagaaaataaaacatgaataacactgaaaacttcatgaaaatcggatgtaaaataagaaaattatgacatttcaaagtttcgcttatttttcacaaaacagttctatgcccaacaactcagtgatatgcaaataagagagagtagatgatgtcactcactcactatttcttttgttttttattgttttaattatacattatttcaatttttacaaatttgacaattagggtTGCCTGAacaacaaaatgttaaaataatggaattccacgtgttcagggaggaatgaaacttcgttTCACATGActatgacgagaaaataaaaatatttcatattttatataagatacaaaagaaatagtgagtgggtgaggtcatcggtcccctcattcgcataccgaacaggatgtgcatatcactgttttgtgaaattaagcgaaactttaaaatatcattactttcttcttttacatccgattttgatgaaattttcagtgttatgcttgtttgaattttctctttccatattaTGTGCACTAGTTGTCGCCACCGAACTTGCTACGAATACTAAACATATGCCCCTCGTATGTCTGGCGTTGGTTTAGCGCCCTATGCGCATGTCTGGCGTTCTTTTAGCATGTAGAATCATGCGTCAAGCTCTATGCATAATTTTGAGCATGCTCAAAAAATCTTTACGCACAAGCGGATGGCGTCGAACAGATAACATCGGTCTAACACGCTTGACGAACGCTTAATGACAACGTCAGCAAATGACAGGGAACGAGCTATAACTGCAAAATTTCATTACGCTAGTCGTGCACCCCCCATGCAACACACATTTGTGACAGCCTTAAGGGCATATATGTAATGGGAAAGCAGCTGGAGAGTGTCCATATTTAAGCAGTTAAATCTGCCCAAGTCTGCTTTCTTCAAGTTAGATAATTGCctttgtcaatccaattttcagacctgggccctgtcttacaaagagttacgattgatctgatcaatcgcaactatggaaagccagcaacgtaaACATCTGAAATGCACATTTGTCCAAAATATTTTCCtgaaatgatgtatattcatacattcacagTTTTCTGGACCATTCAGTTTGCTTCTctctgttttcaaaggacattatAATAGCAAATatcctaaagaaaaaattatgacattgatggatttccatatacttgagattgatcggatcaatcgtaactctttgtaagacggggccctgatcatACGATGCATGTTTTACGTTCCTCTCCTATACTCCTAATAAGTTGGATATCACCTTAGGTCAAACAGGTCACCTGTTGCCCGAGACATTCGGACAATTTAGTGATAACTTTTTTAAAAGTTTACCTATATGCAATATCTTTCcaagttttttttctattctttaagttttacatatatatagaaGATATTACTGGCCAGAAATTtatttctgtaatttttttttcctgccaGTACTAAAGGTTtgattttaaggaaaaaaacaGCATATATAATTGATCACAATATCAATTTTACTTATATCATATAGATATTAATGTAAACTCAtattaagttattttttatgattgatttttagaaaaaatttaaaaagaattatttttatcttaatCTTATTTATCAGTATGTTCTTTCAGTAAAGCGAATTTGTTCTATTTCTATTAATCTGGATGGGAatgattgataatgatgaaatcAAGTAACTTAATCATTTTGTCCACATCGTATTATGTTGCATatcttctttttcatcttttttctttgatatagGAAAAGGAAAGACAACTTGGAAGGGGAAATCTTTGAGATCCTCTACACATTCAGTGACTTCTTAGCATTCAAAGAACTTATGCTGGATTACAAAGCAGTAAGTTGAACCTAGCAGTAACTTTAGCAGTTTCTTAAAGAATTGAGTCCCATATGAATAGCTTTCTTTACTTCTGTGTGAGTTAGAGAAtttgagacaaaaatgaaattttcaaattataactCACAGAGCACCTCTTCATTTAGAAATAATATCAACAAACAAAACCTAATGAGAGAAatgtacagttgaggccagaagtttacatgtacatacacctaggaaattcaaagaaaagttgacacttgccaatcatcataaaatttactgtatcttataaaatatttgtgctatcctgacaaatttgatatcaaacaaatgagtatgtcatacccttcatcacattgctttgtcaccaggagctgaaaaatatttaggtgtcattttttcctcaaaaatcttcatattatagactaattgaaaataaaaacttgacaaaaacatttcatatttgtgctatttatttctcaacacaaacatttcagattacacttttttgttcagtggtgacatatcatgatagaaaatgtaatataaatcatagatttgacatttatatgtttctatgaaatgatatttgaaaatataataaacaatagaatacattggACACAAATATTACTCTTTTTCttaaaagaaaattccacctgaaatatactagTACTTGAATCCCAAAGGCATTCTgatcatgtgaaagagcttaatacgctctttcatttgataccaaatttgtcatggtcgtatttatatttctgaagatatagtaaatgttacgatgtttggcaagcagatgaatttcattgaattccatgggtgtatgtaaacttttggcctcaactatATATGTATGTTATTACATTTTCGTTTATCATATCACAAATGAGACTcagtaaaaatcaatttttgttggggaATGAGATTGAAAGTCTCTTAGAGCAAATGCAGTTGAGTCTGCATTATTCAACCTCccagaagtaaaaaaaatagcacaagAAAAATTACATGTTCATACGAGAATAAGCAATGATTCATTATTTCTAAGTCCATCCTGGCATTCACACTGTCCCCCACTTTATACTGCAAGATGGAAGGAGAGATTTACAGCAGAGTGTCCTCATGTCCCCTGATCTCCGGGGGACGAGTCGTGGCTGACTGCCGTGTGTGGTGAAGCATGTCATTGTATCTGCGTTTTGCACTTGCACACTAATGACAAAAACAGCTGCGACCCATCAGATTACGAGCGTAGGTCGCCTATACTTTCAAAAACCCTGGGGAAAAAAACAAGATATTGGGAACTTTTCTATCAAGTGTTCAGACTGTGAGCTTTCCTAGGGATGTCCCCGTAAGCGGTTGATGGATGGAACACAGTGTTTAATTTGCCCACATCGAAGATACCTATATTGTCCCAAAAGATTTGAAGTTAGGCAGACTCACCTGTACTTTGATAGAATGAAAGATACAACATATTtgatctttctttcttcttttcttctgcaTACAGGATAAGGAAGGTACATGTATTGACATGGGTGATGGCCTCATAGTAACTCCATTCACAATCAACAACACCaaaacaccatcatcatcattaccgtcATCGGGGTCGGCAACGACGTCAACATCGCAAGGAGGGTCTTCGGAATCGAAAGGCTCATCATAACATGTTCAGGTTTTTAGTCCAGTTGAAGTTAAGCAGTACCACTGTTACTTTATAGTTCTATCATAGGTATTCAGTACTTCTGTAAGTTGGAAATTTTTGTGATGGAGGGTGTTGTAGTGTGAGGAGCATTGAGTagaaatgtatttatttgtttgtttgtactTATGCTGAAGAATAGGGCTCCCTCTTCCAGAGCGTGGTTGATTCAATCATtctcaaataatgaaaaagcaAGCAgtgctttttttaatgaaacaatAAACCTTTCTACCAATACATCAGAATCACATAGATAAAAGTGATATATGTCCATGTTGTTCACGGTCCTAACGTGGGGGTATATATATCATGCTATTTAGTGAAGGGATGGGGGACAAGGTGttatttcagtttttaaatggccaaaatcaaattttttgcaTGATTACATTTATGATATGATTGATATCTATGACACTATTATGAATAGTATATGGAGTGTTAAAGTAGGAAGTGCTCTGAAAAACATCTGTTTGTAGGTTCTAGCATTTTTCAGAAAGAGATTAATGCAAGTAATCTGTTTGCCTCAGAACAAACTAAAGTCATATACCGGTAATGCATGCAGCAAGAATGTACTAAGTAATTCATTATCCCATGATatttacatctacatgtaggtattaaGGCTGTTCAATTCACCTTCATTGCTTCATTGGTATTCACAGGAAAGGCAACTCAATATTGGTGTAGAGTAGATGCACTGGTTTAGAACAATTTATTGTCCATATGTCACCTTGTATACATAATTTATATGGCTTTCAAGGGAAAGGTTAAGGGGTAGTGTTACTCCAAAGAGAGTTCAGATTAGATGCAAagttttaactgtggaacggcCAGTCCGTGAAAGTGTAGTTTTCACTGTATTTGGACTATACATGTACCATACAGATATTTGTATGTTATATATGATAAAGATTACTTCATATTTTCTTCCTTGTGATTTGTGGCAGAGTAAGGTACTGATGGGCATGTTTTATTTGTAACCTGATGGGTGTTGCATAAAGCTGATCGCAAGTTATGAGCGACTAGGAACAACTGGTGACCCTCTCTTCAGAACTAAATTAACACCAATAGAAATTGGTGCGGATGATTTACCATAAGAAAGGCTCACCAGTCGTACATGAAGTCACTCATAacacagggttcccacagtcatggaaaatcctggaaaaatttgtggtcatgggAAGTCAGGGAAATTGGAaaatggaattgcatttacctcttggctatggcagctttccagtttgtcgtgtctcgcaactctcatactctgtgatcatactctgctagtataattggtgttcatgatttccattttccccagttttgtgacatcccaaattctacataactcccgGAACGTCacaggaagtcatggaaagcagcattttagtcatggaattctgttttcaaatttcttcgGGAACCCTtataacagctttatgaaatactcATCTGATCGTTTAGctaaagtaaaaaatatatattatatgcacattcattcactatttttgttgttgaaaatacatgtatatatgatatGTGATAGTGCCACAAATACTGGATACAAGTTCATGATTTAATGATCATTGTACCCTTAAAAACATCCATACCTATTACAGTGTttggtttttttcttcatgaccTTCATTTGTAGCACAATATACTAGCCTAAATTGAGTAAATTTATTAATGTTGCATTGACTATAAACAATTTAGTGATGATAATTGGGCACATTTTCATGTACCAGCCTCCTACCTTTTACCTTCTGTTCTGATTGGACAATATTCTACAATCTTACACCTTGAAAAAAGTAATCAGTACTCCGTCCTTGATTAACTTGACCTTGATGATTATTTTTCTATCTGTGGGTCATTCTTTGAAAAAAGATCTTTTGGTATGTTTCTTTATTACTCTGAAGGGAAGTAAAGTACAACCATActcaatgatatttatttaatttgtttgttattatgactattttgtttttcattagcACCCTTGgacttttttgaaaatattatttcatagaATTATGATTTTGGAAGGTATTTTGACTtcaaatttaaaacattttaaatgaaGAAAGAGGTGAATTTGAGAGCAAAAATGTCAAAAGTAACACTTGAGCATGAAATAGATATTAGTATACAAAATGTGGGTTTGAAACTTATTGTTattaaagaaatgcattgacaaGTTCCCTTCTGACTCCTGGCTGTAATTGTATAGCTCCTTAAGGTCACCTCACACATTACGACTGGTCCATGATCCaaatttggaacaaatcgcattttgctcattttctgaaaatgtaaatgaaaagtatatatttttactcgaggttcaaattaactgtaagaatattaatataacaaatttcgatgattgcaagcctttattttttagtaaaggccaaattagtttcaaatcatagtcaatcgtacgattgctatgacatcattacgactagatattaaattcacttttattctaagaaggatgatagcacaGTCACAGATTTGGACATAGGTAGTCGTACGATGATGTAGAATATTACacagaaaaatatttcatgtcttCATATTAGAATcaaaatctatattttattccaaaatctgGTCGCAGATCAATCATAAGGTGTCCAAGCAGATTAATGTACTCAGTCCTTGAAGCAAGCACTCAGGCGGGGAAGGTATTTAGTACAAAGCTCAGTACTATAGATGTCACAATGACCCCCCCTTCTGTGATATGCTTTATACACAGCTGTAATCATAGATCCACAGACTTTTGCCTCTTACCCTTCTATTTACCTTGCACTGTGACTTCATAAGAAGAAACCTGAggtggtattctgaacattgtcttttctccatattttgtcttttctcagagatatgacaTAATCGGTGTTCTGGTGGATGTCAGGacttttgtcataaaaattgtcataaattttgtctcttctctttAGAGAGCACCAAAAATAATCTGTTCTTAAATGCGCATAATCCTATTGTACAagcaaaatttatgacaaaagttatgagtGTTTCAGAATACCATCCCTGATTAACTGTAAAACCATAATGTGTATGGCTTACGGTATATGATTAATCTTGGATTCTTTTTTGTGTAACCCACTCTGCGATTATGGGGTCGATCTGTCAAGCTGAAAAATGTAGATATTCAATATTTGTATCATAAGAGTTTAAATAAATTTAGATGTTTTGCAGTGCAGATGACATATCTTTGTAACACATGTAGGTTTACTAGTAGTTTCAGAAGCATTTCTTCTTTAGGATATTGTGCAACCaacttttgtgttttattctgGTCATTAAAGCGTGAATTGCTTCATATGTTAACATATGAGATTGAAAAGATTTTTCTAATGGAAAGTCATGATATGTTAGACGAttaagaaattataatttgatattcGAATTACAGTTTGTTCATGCTTAGTACTGTAACAAATGTTATCCTTACTTAACTTAAAATTGTGTACGCCTACCATGATTGTATGTGTAGTTCTGTAACAATGAATTCTATTCAAACAAATTTGACCTGGAATGCCTGTATTATTCATTGATATAATGTTTAAGGGAATGCAGATACATGAGGTACTATTTTTCAATGACAGTTttggtgaacatttttttttttttccaagaaaacaTTTGGTTCATATCACCTCCTGCAGCTAGAAATAGTTTCAAAGTTAATGTGACTTGCTTGATAAAAATCTTGGGAATCTTGAAAGTGTATCGTtagatttttttgttgtattcTTCTTGAACAGTTTGCTAATatgtattcataattttgttttctacagTTCTGATGGAATAAGCTATTGATTGtaaataaattgtatttatattCTACTGCAAATAAAGTTATTTGTTATGacaaattgtttgtttttaatatccTGATTTCAAGAAGCTAATTCATAGTTTGTGCGGTGTCCATAGTTCGTATTATACCTCACACAGTCAAAGGGCAATGTGAGTAAAGAAGTCAGAAAGACAGAAAATTAGATAAATGTCTGCATACTCTTATTTAAAAGCgcatcaaaaaaatatatatatattttatattttaggcatgagtgagtaaaaacaatttgtagggtaccaaattttttttagtgAATTTCAAAAGGAATCACATTTTTATGAAGTAAATTTTCTGCCATGTATCATATGGCACCCATATTAGAGAAAATGAAGGAACCATGTGTACTTCtttaaaatcattaaatttttcatgttattttttttaaattgaagaaattttcacTGCAAGACGACGTCTCATAACACTAAACAGTACGGAATCTATTTTTTCATTTGCCgcttcattttattatttcaatcaGCCATGCTGCAAGTAATTTGTGTCTGTTACATTTGATGCTTCTGCAGGTGAccagtaaaataattttttgatggATGATATGCAAACCATagttaaaataaagaaaaaaagtgctCATTTTCCTTGGTCGAGGTGTCATATCAAAGGcaagatattgaaatttttagaagtgttattttccttttaaattcAGATACAACTTAACTATAGAACAACTTTTTTGTACATtctattgaaattatttttacatgCTCATGCTTGCAAGTTTCACATAAGATGTATCacatca from Lytechinus pictus isolate F3 Inbred chromosome 2, Lp3.0, whole genome shotgun sequence carries:
- the LOC129254513 gene encoding ADP-ribosylation factor-like protein 2-binding protein, giving the protein MATNLLGDGDHEDFMDFQEEELAGSSSNLADRKFDAIIGHVEDIIMEDGFHSLKDDFMEKHYGVFEDTEENKFEYTDLFNQYTKLIEKYIEEQLTARIPAFCMEEFLKQLTKRKDNLEGEIFEILYTFSDFLAFKELMLDYKADKEGTCIDMGDGLIVTPFTINNTKTPSSSLPSSGSATTSTSQGGSSESKGSS